Proteins from a genomic interval of Lycium ferocissimum isolate CSIRO_LF1 chromosome 2, AGI_CSIRO_Lferr_CH_V1, whole genome shotgun sequence:
- the LOC132046963 gene encoding protein trichome birefringence-like 19 yields the protein MELPFGKYSSTSTQRTPRIFLILVLAVTVLGLIPLYHPFNWYPTDLVTQYPSEISPTYHAEEQKIKIKEPETCDIFTGEWVWNPDGPYYTNMTCYAIHEHQNCMKYGRPDSDYLKWRWKPNGCELPIFNPFQFLDMVRNKSLALVGDSVGRNQMQSLICLLARVEYPVDISDNPDQAFKKYKYTTYNFTLATYWSPFLVSTKEADADGPSHTGVYNLHLDQADEKWTTEIEGYDYVILNAGHWFARVSVYFENNERVGCRYCGIPNVPELPLTYPYQKAFRTAFKAINNLENFKGVAILRTFAPSHFEGGEWDKGGDCVRTRPYRSNETALEGQSLEQYRIQVEEFKVAEKEGKIKGKKFRLMDTTQAMWLRPDGHPSKYGHWPNANVVLYNDCVHWCLPGPIDSWADFLFHMFKMEGTRFPEEKLQ from the exons ATGGAGCTTCCCTTTGGGAAATACTCCAGTACTTCAACCCAAAGAACCCCAAGAATATTCTTAATTTTAGTTTTAGCAGTTACAGTTCTTGGTCTAATCCCTCTTTATCACCCATTTAATTGGTACCCAACAGATTTAGTAACCCAATATCCATCTGAAATTTCACCCACATACCATGCTGAAgagcaaaaaataaagattaaagAACCAGAGACATGTGATATTTTTACTGGAGAATGGGTTTGGAATCCGGATGGTCCATATTACACGAATATGACATGTTATGCAATCCATGAGCATCAAAATTGTATGAAATATGGAAGACCAGATAGTGATTATTTGAAGTGGAGATGGAAGCCTAATGGGTGTGAATTGCCTATTTTTAACCCGTTTCAGTTTTTGGATATGGTTAGAAATAAGTCTTTGGCACTTGTCGGTGATTCAGTTGGAAGAAATCAAATGCAGTCCTTGATTTGCCTCTTGGCTCGG GTGGAATATCCTGTTGATATATCTGATAATCCAGATCAAGCTTTCAAAAAGTACAAATACACAACTTACAACTTTACACTAGCAACATATTGGTCACCCTTTTTGGTGTCAACTAAAGAAGCAGATGCAGATGGTCCAAGCCATACTGGAGTCTACAACCTTCACCTTGACCAAGCAGACGAGAAATGGACCACCGAAATTGAAGGATACGACTACGTCATCTTAAATGCCGGCCACTGGTTTGCCCGGGTCAGTGTCTATTTCGAGAACAACGAACGAGTCGGCTGCCGGTACTGCGGAATACCGAATGTTCCTGAACTCCCACTTACCTATCCCTACCAAAAGGCATTCAGAACTGCTTTTAAAGCGATCAAcaacttagaaaattttaaggGGGTGGCAATTCTTCGGACTTTTGCACCATCTCATTTTGAAGGAGGGGAATGGGACAAGGGAGGTGATTGTGTAAGGACAAGGCCATATAGAAGTAACGAAACAGCGTTGGAGGGTCAAAGCTTGGAGCAATACAGGATCCAAGTAGAAGAGTTTAAGGTTGCAGAGAAAGAAGGGAAGATAAAGGGGAAGAAATTCAGATTGATGGACACAACACAAGCCATGTGGTTGAGACCAGATGGTCATCCAAGTAAATATGGGCATTGGCCAAATGCAAATGTGGTATTGTATAATGATTGTGTTCATTGGTGCTTGCCTGGTCCTATTGATTCTTGGGCTGATTTCTTGTTTCATATGTTCAAGATGGAGGGCACCAGATTCCCAGAAGAAAAGCTTCAATGA
- the LOC132047881 gene encoding protein trichome birefringence-like 19: MELPFGKYSTSAQRFVLLVLAVAVLGLIPLYHPFNFYPADLVTRNPSEISPTYHAEEQNIDIKEPEKCDIFSGKWVWNPDAPYYTNMTCTEIHEHQNCMKYGRPDSDYLKWRWKPNGCELPIFNPFQFLEVVRNKSLAVVGDSVARNQMQSLICLLSRVEYPVDISDNPDQSFKKYKYATYNFTLAMYWSPFLVSTKEADADGPCHTGLYNLYLDEADEKWTTQIEGYDYVILNAGHWFAICSCIFENNQRVFANLTAKYCL; this comes from the exons ATGGAGCTTCCCTTTGGGAAATACTCCACTTCAGCTCAAAGATTTGTACTTTTAGTTTTAGCAGTTGCAGTTCTTGGTCTTATCCCTCTTTACCACCCATTTAATTTTTACCCAGCAGATTTAGTAACCCGAAATCCATCTGAAATTTCACCCACATACCATGCTGAAGAGCAGAACATAGACATTAAAGAACCAGAAAAATGTGATATTTTCAGTGGAAAATGGGTTTGGAATCCGGATGCTCCATATTATACAAATATGACATGTACTGAAATCCATGAGCATCAAAATTGTATGAAGTATGGAAGACCAGATAGTGATTATTTGAAGTGGAGATGGAAGCCTAATGGGTGTGAACTGCCCATTTTCAACCCGTTTCAGTTTCTTGAGGTGGTAAGAAACAAGTCTTTGGCAGTTGTGGGTGACTCAGTTGCTAGAAATCAAATGCAGTCATTGATATGCCTCTTGTCCCGG GTGGAATATCCTGTTGATATTTCTGACAATCCAGATCAATCTTTCAAAAAGTATAAATACGCAACTTACAACTTCACTCTAGCAATGTATTGGTCACCATTTTTGGTTTCAACGAAAGAAGCAGATGCAGATGGTCCATGCCATACTGGACTCTACAACCTTTACCTAGATGAAGCAGATGAGAAATGGACCACCCAAATTGAGGGGTATGACTATGTCATCTTAAACGCAGGCCATTGGTTTGCCATTTGCAGT TGTATCTTCGAGAACAACCAACGAGTTTTTGCCAACTTGACTGCCAAATATTGCTTGTGA
- the LOC132048345 gene encoding protein trichome birefringence-like 19, with the protein MKFQSSELPIGKPQTRRKTAPKLAPLVAITILFTIIPIYYPSIRYSSQKKISEVISSNSEDTIQPVEDTIQPVDHLDNDLQVNHPCPVEDVPTQPCNVPIKEEEEEEEKEKPDKLPEKDEKSTKFVTKSDTTDKKVLPEPRKKLERRDQRARKKSGHRQRDFTVPKVVPQKIDQKNPPKNGDIRNLTSEVSNSETCDLFSGEWVKNPEGPYYTNDTCYAIQQHQNCQKFGRPDTDFLKWRWQPDACELPIFDPTQFLELVKGKSLAFVGDSVARNHMQSLICLLSRVVYPEDISETQDENRRWIYKDYDFNISMFWAPYLVRTEKTDPNDVTQPFNLYLDEFDEFWMNQIQGFDYVIISAGHWFFRPTMFYLNRRLVGCLYCPQSNVSHVTSYFSYRRAFRTAFRAINSLENYKGVTFLRTFAPSHFENGPWDKGGDCARTKPFKKNEKVLEDYNLEFYKIQLDELKIAQRAGRRTGLKFRLFDATQPMLLRPDGHPSKYGRWPNPNVTVPNDCVHWCLPGPIDAWNDFLVELLKREVGDS; encoded by the exons ATGAAGTTCCAATCCTCCGAACTTCCAATAGGGAAACCACAAACACGAAGAAAGACGGCACCAAAACTTGCTCCTCTTGTTGCCATTACAATCCTTTTCACAATTATTCCTATTTACTACCCTTCTATACGTTATTCTTCTCAAAAGAAAATCTCCGAAGTTATTTCTTCTAATTCAGAAGATACAATTCAACCTGTAGAAGATACAATTCAGCCCGTTGATCATTTGGATAATGATTTGCAAGTTAATCATCCATGTCCCGTGGAGGACGTCCCCACACAACCTTGTAACGTGCCcataaaagaagaagaggaagaagaagaaaaagaaaaacccgaTAAATTACCGGAAAAAGATGAGAAAAGTACAAAATTTGTGACAAAAAGTGACACAACGGATAAAAAAGTACTACCTGAACCTAGAAAAAAACTTGAGAGACGTGATCAACGTGCTAGAAAAAAATCCGGACATCGTCAACGTGATTTTACAGTCCCCAAAGTCGTCCCACAAAAAATAGATCAGAAGAACCCACCTAAAAATGGTGATATTAGAAATTTGACGTCTGAAGTATCAAATAGTGAAACCTGCGACTTATTTTCAGGGGAATGGGTGAAAAATCCGGAAGGGCCTTATTATACAAATGATACATGTTATGctattcaacaacatcaaaattgCCAGAAATTTGGTAGGCCTGATACGGACTTCTTGAAGTGGAGATGGCAACCTGATGCTTGTGAGTTGCCAATATTTGACCCTACTCAATTCCTGGAACTTGTTAAAGGCAAGTCTCTTGCATTTGTTGGAGACTCTGTTGCTAGAAATCATATGCAGTCATTGATATGTCTCTTGTCCAGG GTTGTATACCCCGAGGATATTTCAGAAACACAAGATGAAAACAGACGTTGGATATACAAAGACTACGACTTCAACATTTCCATGTTTTGGGCACCCTATTTGGTAAGAACTGAAAAAACTGATCCGAATGATGTCACACAACCCTTCAATTTGTATCTTGACGAATTCGACGAATTCTGGATGAACCAAATCCAAGGTTTCGATTATGTAATTATTTCTGCTGGCCACTGGTTCTTCCGTCCAACAATGTTTTATTTAAATCGTCGCCTTGTTGGCTGCCTCTACTGTCCACAATCCAACGTTAGCCATGTAACATCGTATTTCAGCTATCGACGGGCTTTTCGGACAGCATTTCGTGCCATTAATAGCCTAGAAAACTATAAAGGTGTAACGTTTTTGAGGACCTTTGCACCATCACATTTTGAGAATGGGCCTTGGGATAAAGGAGGAGATTGTGCAAGGACTAAGCCATTTAAGAAGAATGAGAAGGTACTGGAAGATTACAATTTGGAGTTTTACAAGATTCAATTGGATGAATTAAAGATTGCACAAAGAGCAGGAAGAAGAACAGGGTTGAAATTTAGGTTGTTTGATGCGACACAACCTATGTTGTTAAGACCAGATGGTCATCCTAGTAAATATGGTCGATGGCCTAATCCCAATGTTACAGTGCCTAATGACTGTGTTCATTGGTGTTTACCGGGACCAATTGATGCTTGGAATGATTTCTTAGTAGAGTTGTTGAAAAGGGAAGTAGGAGATTCATAA